From Brevibacillus marinus, a single genomic window includes:
- a CDS encoding MFS transporter — protein MRRGFTISMLAFGGFLVGTAEMMVAGILDMVADDLHVSVGLAGQSVTMYALVFAVGTPVLIAATSRLERKTLLLSAFAVFIAGNVLACLSASFWWFMFSRAVLAASAGIIVVVSLTVGSRLASPDQRGSAIGTVIMGFSLSLVLGVPLGALIGEEYGWKMNFALLAALAFLLWIALWKLIPSIGADESVPLKRQLSALRNRKTVSALFVTFFWIMGYQLVFTYVSPLLRTSAGIDTAMVSTALLVCGLFSVAGSRFGGFGADRWGSVRTILFSLAVHAGALLALPFTSASVAGALMTLAVWFGAAWTTTPAQQYYLVSISPKTADFVLSLNNAVLQLGIAVGAAVGGVVVQLSSVRLLGWVGAVLEGLGFLAAVYSFSRKNAPVSEKSVGRKKE, from the coding sequence GTGAGACGAGGATTCACGATTTCCATGCTGGCTTTTGGCGGTTTTTTGGTGGGAACGGCCGAGATGATGGTTGCCGGCATTCTGGACATGGTGGCCGACGATTTGCACGTATCGGTCGGGCTGGCGGGCCAATCGGTCACCATGTATGCGCTAGTGTTCGCGGTCGGAACCCCGGTTCTGATCGCCGCCACTTCCCGACTCGAACGCAAAACGCTGCTGTTGTCCGCCTTCGCCGTCTTTATCGCGGGAAACGTCCTTGCCTGCCTGAGCGCTTCGTTCTGGTGGTTCATGTTTTCACGGGCCGTGCTGGCGGCGAGCGCCGGAATCATCGTCGTCGTCTCGCTGACCGTCGGATCCCGTCTCGCTTCTCCGGATCAACGCGGCAGCGCCATCGGAACCGTGATTATGGGATTCAGCCTCTCCCTGGTGCTGGGGGTGCCGCTCGGCGCGCTGATCGGGGAAGAATACGGCTGGAAAATGAATTTCGCCCTGCTGGCGGCGCTCGCCTTCCTGCTGTGGATCGCCCTTTGGAAGCTCATTCCTTCCATCGGCGCCGACGAATCCGTGCCGCTCAAAAGACAGCTTTCCGCACTTCGGAACCGGAAAACGGTCAGCGCTTTGTTCGTCACGTTTTTCTGGATCATGGGCTATCAGCTTGTTTTCACCTATGTGTCTCCGTTATTGCGGACTTCAGCCGGGATCGATACGGCGATGGTCAGCACGGCGCTTTTGGTGTGCGGCCTGTTTTCGGTGGCGGGTTCGCGTTTCGGTGGATTCGGAGCCGACCGATGGGGAAGCGTCCGCACCATTTTGTTCAGTTTGGCGGTGCATGCCGGCGCGTTGTTGGCGCTGCCTTTTACATCCGCCAGTGTGGCGGGCGCGCTGATGACGCTGGCGGTATGGTTTGGAGCGGCTTGGACGACAACGCCCGCGCAGCAGTATTATCTCGTCTCCATCTCGCCGAAAACCGCCGATTTTGTCTTGAGCTTGAACAACGCCGTGCTGCAGCTGGGCATCGCGGTCGGCGCGGCCGTCGGCGGCGTGGTCGTTCAACTTTCGTCGGTCCGTCTGCTCGGTTGGGTGGGGGCCGTCCTCGAAGGGCTCGGATTTTTGGCGGCGGTGTACTCCTTTTCGCGGAAAAATGCTCCAGTGAGTGAAAAATCTGTGGGCAGAAAAAAGGAATAA
- a CDS encoding adenine deaminase C-terminal domain-containing protein, with amino-acid sequence MLRALSREAHLQLIRTAKREQPATMWIKDGRILDVYLRKWREAQIVIAGERIAYVGDKEPLVDERTDIIEAGGYHVVPGYIEPHAHPFAWYNPHTLSEFALRTGTTTLIADTLPLYRFLPFAQVTEIMERLAASPVKHLFWARLDPQNKSEHLRELFQPQRLAQMIEHPLVIQGGELTDWIGLLSEDEQLLEGLRRVREQGKRMEGHHPGASTQTLNIAAAAGVTACHESITAGEVINRLQLGFYAALRHSSIRPDLPELIQGLLAAGITYSPRLMFTSDGSTPPMMRQGFTDYLIRLAIQAGLPPADAYTMATLNPASYYGLDSEIGGIAPGRIADILLLASPKEPTPELVIADGRRRAARRELLQPLPAIDWRQYSFPAPDRAALPSEPALFRIRGGDQGVPLITLRNAVITEYEQIALPADADGCLRLADPDLAVICLVERSGQHVTQAVVRGYGRELEAIATTFTISGDFLVIGRNPASMAAALRRVLELNGGIVAVEQGEFVYEMPLPIGGMMSEAPMEELIERGQAFVDWLRKKGYRYLDPIFSLQFFSAVHLPQVRLTADGIYDVKRGRIIVPAQRIADLLR; translated from the coding sequence TTGCTACGAGCGTTAAGTCGGGAGGCCCATCTGCAACTGATTCGGACGGCAAAACGGGAACAGCCGGCCACGATGTGGATCAAGGACGGCCGCATCCTCGACGTCTACCTGCGGAAGTGGCGGGAAGCCCAGATTGTCATCGCCGGCGAACGGATTGCCTACGTCGGTGACAAGGAGCCGTTGGTGGACGAGCGGACGGACATCATCGAGGCTGGCGGCTACCATGTCGTTCCCGGCTACATTGAGCCGCACGCCCATCCGTTTGCCTGGTACAATCCGCACACCTTGAGCGAATTCGCGCTGCGCACGGGGACCACGACGCTGATCGCCGATACGTTGCCTTTGTACAGATTTCTGCCTTTTGCGCAGGTGACGGAGATTATGGAGCGGCTGGCTGCTTCGCCCGTCAAACACTTGTTTTGGGCGCGGCTGGATCCGCAAAACAAAAGTGAGCACCTGCGGGAGTTGTTTCAGCCACAACGGCTTGCGCAGATGATCGAGCATCCGCTGGTGATTCAGGGAGGGGAGCTGACCGACTGGATCGGTCTGTTATCCGAAGATGAGCAGCTGCTGGAGGGATTGCGGCGGGTGCGCGAGCAGGGCAAGCGGATGGAAGGACATCATCCCGGAGCTTCCACGCAAACGCTGAACATCGCCGCTGCCGCCGGGGTGACTGCCTGCCATGAAAGCATTACCGCCGGTGAAGTGATCAACCGCTTGCAGCTCGGCTTTTATGCTGCGCTACGCCACTCCTCGATTCGCCCCGACCTGCCCGAGCTGATCCAGGGACTGCTCGCCGCAGGGATCACCTACTCTCCGCGGTTGATGTTCACTTCGGACGGATCGACGCCGCCGATGATGCGGCAAGGTTTTACAGATTACCTGATCCGGCTGGCGATTCAGGCAGGCCTGCCTCCCGCCGATGCGTACACCATGGCTACGCTCAACCCGGCCAGCTACTACGGGTTGGACAGCGAGATTGGCGGGATCGCTCCCGGGCGGATCGCCGACATTTTGCTGCTCGCCTCCCCGAAAGAACCGACGCCGGAACTGGTGATCGCTGACGGGCGCCGCCGGGCGGCTCGCCGTGAGCTGCTGCAGCCGCTGCCGGCCATCGACTGGCGACAGTACAGCTTTCCTGCACCCGATCGCGCAGCGCTGCCGAGTGAACCCGCCCTCTTTCGCATCCGTGGCGGCGATCAGGGAGTGCCGCTGATCACGCTGCGCAATGCCGTGATTACGGAATACGAGCAGATCGCGCTCCCTGCCGATGCGGACGGCTGCCTGCGCTTGGCAGACCCCGATCTGGCTGTCATCTGCTTGGTTGAACGCAGCGGGCAGCATGTGACCCAGGCAGTGGTGCGCGGCTACGGACGGGAGCTGGAAGCGATCGCCACCACCTTCACCATTTCCGGCGATTTTCTCGTGATCGGCCGCAATCCGGCTTCGATGGCCGCCGCTTTGCGCCGCGTGTTGGAACTGAACGGCGGCATTGTCGCGGTGGAGCAGGGGGAGTTTGTCTACGAAATGCCGCTGCCGATCGGCGGGATGATGAGCGAGGCGCCGATGGAGGAGTTGATCGAGCGTGGCCAAGCGTTTGTAGATTGGCTGCGCAAAAAAGGGTACCGCTACCTGGATCCGATCTTCTCTCTGCAGTTTTTTTCAGCCGTCCATTTGCCGCAAGTCAGGTTGACCGCCGACGGCATTTACGATGTGAAGCGGGGCCGGATCATCGTTCCCGCGCAAAGGATCGCCGATTTGCTCCGCTGA
- a CDS encoding branched-chain amino acid ABC transporter substrate-binding protein: MKRNLLSSLAALLAVAMALAGCGGGAANTSGSSGTQSSSSGSGGQTAGEKILIATQSPLSGPQSVVGDAIKSGAEYALKLRQEEFKKLGFDLQLFPQDDMADPKQGVANAELIVSNPDVLGVVGHYNTGVAIPSSVKYEDGGVVMVSPANTGVVLTEEGKKVVHRICARDDQQGPAAAKYAKNTLNVKSAFIIHDKTAYGQGLADQVKAQFETDGVEILGYEGITQGEKDYSAVLNQVVAKNPDILFFGGIYSEGGILVKQAREKGFKGYFMGGDGIDSSEMANIAGDAVEGVVFTSVAGDVTQTEEGKKWAEAYQQEMGKKPETYSVYGFDAMNVILEGILKAIEKNGGAKPTREQVLEEVHNTKDFQGQFVKVTFDEKGDNEHADIFVYKFENGKSVFLGKAE; the protein is encoded by the coding sequence ATGAAGCGGAATCTACTCAGCTCCTTGGCTGCTCTTTTGGCAGTAGCCATGGCATTGGCCGGATGCGGAGGAGGGGCAGCCAATACGAGCGGCAGCAGCGGAACCCAATCAAGCTCTTCGGGGAGCGGCGGCCAAACGGCGGGCGAGAAAATCCTGATCGCCACGCAAAGCCCGCTCTCCGGTCCGCAATCGGTCGTCGGAGATGCGATCAAATCCGGGGCCGAGTACGCGCTCAAGCTGAGGCAGGAAGAATTTAAAAAGCTCGGCTTCGACCTGCAGCTGTTTCCGCAGGATGACATGGCCGATCCCAAACAAGGGGTGGCCAACGCGGAGCTGATCGTCTCCAACCCAGACGTGCTCGGCGTAGTCGGACATTACAACACCGGGGTGGCGATTCCCTCTTCCGTCAAGTATGAAGACGGCGGCGTGGTAATGGTCTCTCCCGCCAATACCGGCGTCGTGTTAACCGAAGAGGGCAAGAAAGTGGTCCACCGGATCTGCGCGCGTGACGACCAACAGGGACCGGCCGCAGCCAAATACGCGAAAAATACGCTGAATGTCAAGAGCGCCTTTATCATTCACGACAAGACAGCATACGGACAAGGGTTGGCCGATCAGGTGAAAGCGCAGTTCGAAACAGACGGCGTAGAGATCTTGGGCTACGAAGGCATTACCCAAGGGGAAAAAGACTACAGCGCGGTACTGAACCAGGTGGTTGCCAAAAATCCCGACATCCTCTTCTTCGGCGGGATCTATTCGGAAGGCGGCATCCTCGTCAAACAGGCACGCGAAAAAGGATTTAAAGGCTATTTCATGGGCGGTGACGGCATCGACTCTTCGGAAATGGCCAATATTGCGGGAGACGCGGTAGAGGGGGTTGTGTTTACCTCTGTCGCCGGCGACGTTACGCAAACGGAAGAGGGCAAGAAGTGGGCGGAAGCCTATCAACAGGAGATGGGCAAAAAACCGGAGACATACTCGGTTTACGGTTTTGACGCGATGAACGTGATCCTCGAGGGCATCCTCAAAGCAATCGAGAAAAACGGCGGCGCGAAGCCGACCCGCGAGCAGGTGCTGGAGGAAGTGCACAACACCAAGGATTTCCAAGGGCAGTTTGTCAAGGTTACGTTTGACGAAAAAGGGGACAACGAACACGCGGATATATTCGTGTACAAGTTTGAAAACGGCAAGTCTGTGTTCCTTGGCAAAGCGGAATAG
- a CDS encoding branched-chain amino acid ABC transporter permease: MLSILPQVLIDGLTLGFMYAVVALGYTMVYGILEFINFAHGEIFMVGAFVGTEVLLICGSLGILQEMNPFVAFLLSLLVAMVVSGALGVGVERVAYRPLRNAPRLVALISAIGVSFLLQDLVRFTEALARNEFYLNSPSLFTGTIALGSLAQIPVKAVIVIAFAILMMVTLTLFVNKTKWGIAMRAVAQDQSTASLMTINVDKVIMLTFLIGSSLGGATGVLFAQNYGTIDPYIGFILGLKAFTAAVLGGIGNIRGAMVGGVLLGLLESLAGAYLDALTFGVFGSEYKDVFAFSILILVLLLKPEGLFGEAVKEKV; encoded by the coding sequence ATGCTGAGCATTTTACCACAGGTCTTGATTGACGGGCTAACACTCGGATTTATGTACGCGGTCGTGGCGCTGGGCTATACGATGGTTTACGGTATTCTCGAATTTATCAACTTCGCTCACGGGGAAATTTTCATGGTGGGGGCCTTTGTCGGGACGGAGGTGCTGTTGATTTGCGGCTCGCTTGGCATACTGCAAGAGATGAATCCCTTTGTGGCATTTTTGCTGTCTCTCCTGGTTGCGATGGTTGTCTCCGGAGCGTTGGGCGTGGGCGTGGAGCGGGTGGCGTACCGGCCGCTGCGAAACGCGCCGCGGCTGGTCGCCCTGATTTCCGCGATCGGCGTGTCGTTTTTGCTGCAGGACTTGGTCCGCTTTACCGAGGCACTGGCGCGGAACGAATTTTATCTGAATAGTCCGTCGCTGTTTACCGGCACGATCGCGCTCGGCAGCCTGGCGCAAATTCCGGTGAAAGCGGTGATTGTCATTGCGTTTGCTATCCTGATGATGGTCACCCTGACCCTGTTTGTCAACAAGACCAAATGGGGCATCGCCATGCGTGCCGTGGCGCAGGATCAGTCGACCGCTTCGCTGATGACGATTAATGTGGACAAGGTGATCATGCTTACCTTTTTGATCGGCTCCAGCCTGGGCGGCGCGACCGGCGTCCTGTTCGCCCAAAACTACGGAACGATCGATCCCTACATTGGCTTTATCCTCGGGTTGAAGGCATTTACCGCTGCCGTTCTCGGCGGGATCGGCAACATCCGCGGCGCGATGGTCGGCGGTGTCCTTCTCGGCCTGCTCGAGTCGCTGGCCGGAGCTTACCTGGATGCCCTGACATTCGGCGTGTTTGGCTCCGAGTACAAGGACGTATTCGCCTTTTCCATTCTGATTCTGGTGCTTCTGCTCAAGCCGGAAGGTCTGTTTGGCGAAGCCGTGAAAGAGAAAGTGTAG